The following proteins are encoded in a genomic region of Actinomadura sp. NAK00032:
- a CDS encoding RNA methyltransferase, whose amino-acid sequence MADLIPVPDPTDPRLADYVRLRDVNLRKSLEAEHGLFIAEGEKVIRRAIAAGHPVRSLLMARRWADPLADVLADLDAPVYVTDDAAMESVTGFPVHRGALASLERLPLPPVADVLAAARRVVICEDIVDHTNIGAIFRCAAALGVDAAVLAPRCADPLYRRSVKVSMGAVFALPYARMTDWHNDLSLIRDAGFQLLALTPAPDAEPIDDLKPADRRALLLGSEGDGLSSRWLHQADHRVRIPMNETAQERGVDSLNVVAAAAIACYALTRS is encoded by the coding sequence ATGGCCGACCTCATCCCCGTCCCGGATCCCACCGATCCGCGCCTCGCCGACTACGTCCGGCTCCGCGACGTGAACCTGCGCAAGAGCCTGGAGGCCGAGCACGGCCTGTTCATCGCCGAGGGCGAGAAGGTGATCCGCCGCGCGATCGCCGCCGGCCACCCCGTCCGCTCCCTCCTGATGGCGCGCCGCTGGGCCGACCCGCTCGCCGACGTCCTGGCGGACCTGGACGCCCCCGTCTACGTCACCGACGACGCCGCCATGGAGTCGGTCACCGGCTTCCCGGTGCACCGCGGCGCCCTGGCCTCCCTCGAACGCCTCCCGCTGCCCCCGGTCGCGGACGTCCTCGCCGCCGCCCGCCGCGTCGTCATCTGCGAGGACATCGTCGACCACACCAACATCGGGGCGATCTTCCGCTGCGCGGCGGCCCTGGGCGTGGACGCCGCCGTCCTCGCCCCGCGCTGCGCCGACCCCCTCTACCGGCGCTCGGTGAAGGTCTCCATGGGCGCCGTGTTCGCCCTCCCGTACGCCCGCATGACCGACTGGCACAACGACCTGTCCCTGATCCGCGACGCGGGCTTCCAGCTCCTGGCCCTGACCCCCGCCCCCGACGCCGAACCCATCGACGACCTGAAACCCGCCGACCGCCGGGCCCTCCTCCTCGGCTCCGAAGGCGACGGCCTGTCGTCCCGCTGGCTGCACCAGGCCGACCACCGCGTCCGCATCCCCATGAACGAAACGGCACAGGAACGCGGCGTCGACTCCCTCAACGTCGTAGCCGCCGCCGCAATAGCCTGCTACGCCCTGACCAGATCCTGA
- a CDS encoding substrate-binding domain-containing protein has translation MSGRHRNDFPDGADGGYDPSRPVFGPANDGSSDWFGARDSQGAPLSQPQAGPQGAPPGASGETPEWFTPRQSSEEPVYGAGGFGGASDAGGYGLGRSGGYPQSEVSGGYPGREPSGGYPQGEPRSSSPKGPPRESSPLAGTGYSEYDAIRSSDGGPSGFFGGGSGSSSGSGGSGGSGGYGGGSGGYDSGSGGYDSGSGGYEYGRRKRKRSATALIGPMAGAVGLALLLGVGVYAFAESGGGCSGDDAMNLSVAAAPDIAPVVEKAAGRFNDGKHKVDGTCVKATVKKVEPSAVTPLLSGQAVSNGSNERPDVWIPDSSLWVSLAQSSAEGDDKGAVVSTKTSLAKSPIVVGLPQSLALQLKKQGITASPSWDNLLKAAGGVAGGAVTKNQMIPAGAVRLVVPDPMKNAAGMGSLMVTSMLLANDPNRDSIFTGIVRTVRESTVPSVEAEFAAFRKDKGGKKPISLSSEQALYQYNRTKPSEPAVALYPIEGTLSMDYPFTVTSKDAAKQKGARLLEQAMSTEATRKDVHDLGFRTTDSKAPAGFTEAAGVSPAKPRQLPTPKSADVAKIMQAWSKLSLGLRMLTLIDVSGSMAEKVGPNTNRLQAIAQVSQGGLSMMSNDTELGQWLFSTNMGSGGVPYRVTVPIGPLGERIGSSTRRGRVLGVLNQMKPKPTGDTGLYRTMLAAYKKMNETYKPEFGNSILLLTDGKNDDDGGPTLADTLKQLKAMQDPNKPIQVNMIGFGKGVDRNELEQIAAVTHGNVQVAQTPQEISKIFLKMLSRRIQ, from the coding sequence ATGAGCGGACGTCATCGCAATGACTTCCCTGACGGGGCGGACGGCGGCTACGACCCGTCCAGGCCAGTCTTCGGTCCGGCCAACGACGGGTCGTCCGATTGGTTCGGCGCGCGGGACAGCCAGGGCGCACCGCTCTCCCAGCCCCAGGCCGGGCCGCAGGGCGCGCCGCCCGGCGCGTCGGGCGAGACGCCCGAGTGGTTCACGCCCCGGCAGTCGTCGGAGGAGCCGGTCTACGGGGCCGGCGGGTTCGGCGGCGCGTCCGACGCGGGCGGCTACGGGCTAGGACGGTCCGGCGGTTACCCGCAGAGCGAGGTTTCCGGGGGTTACCCGGGCCGGGAACCGTCCGGCGGGTATCCGCAGGGTGAGCCGCGGTCGTCGTCCCCGAAGGGGCCGCCGCGCGAGTCCTCCCCGCTGGCGGGCACCGGATACAGCGAGTACGACGCGATCCGCAGTTCGGACGGCGGCCCGTCGGGGTTCTTCGGCGGCGGGTCCGGCTCGTCGAGCGGATCGGGAGGCTCCGGCGGGTCCGGTGGTTACGGCGGCGGGTCGGGCGGCTACGACAGCGGGTCCGGCGGCTATGACAGCGGGTCCGGCGGCTACGAGTACGGGCGCCGCAAGCGCAAGCGCAGCGCGACCGCGCTGATCGGGCCGATGGCCGGGGCCGTGGGCCTCGCGCTGCTGCTCGGCGTCGGCGTCTACGCGTTCGCCGAGAGCGGCGGCGGCTGCTCCGGCGACGACGCGATGAACCTGTCGGTCGCGGCGGCGCCGGACATCGCGCCCGTCGTGGAGAAGGCCGCCGGACGCTTCAACGACGGCAAGCACAAGGTCGACGGCACGTGCGTCAAGGCGACGGTGAAGAAGGTCGAGCCGTCGGCGGTGACGCCGCTGCTGTCCGGGCAGGCCGTGTCGAACGGGTCCAACGAGCGGCCGGACGTGTGGATCCCCGACTCGTCCCTGTGGGTCTCGCTGGCCCAGTCGAGCGCCGAGGGCGACGACAAGGGCGCCGTGGTGTCCACCAAGACCTCGCTGGCGAAGAGCCCGATCGTGGTGGGGCTGCCGCAGTCGCTCGCCCTGCAATTGAAGAAGCAGGGCATCACCGCCAGCCCGTCCTGGGACAACCTGCTGAAGGCGGCGGGCGGCGTCGCCGGCGGCGCGGTGACCAAGAACCAGATGATCCCGGCCGGCGCGGTGCGGCTGGTCGTGCCGGACCCGATGAAGAACGCGGCGGGCATGGGCTCGCTCATGGTCACCAGCATGCTGCTGGCCAACGACCCGAACCGCGACTCGATCTTCACCGGCATCGTCCGGACGGTCCGCGAGAGCACGGTCCCCTCGGTGGAGGCGGAGTTCGCGGCGTTCCGCAAGGACAAGGGCGGCAAGAAGCCGATCTCCCTGTCGTCCGAGCAGGCGCTGTACCAGTACAACAGGACGAAGCCGTCGGAGCCCGCGGTGGCGCTGTACCCGATCGAGGGCACGCTGTCGATGGACTACCCGTTCACCGTCACCAGCAAGGACGCCGCCAAGCAGAAGGGCGCCCGGCTGCTGGAGCAGGCGATGAGCACCGAGGCGACCCGCAAGGACGTCCACGACCTCGGCTTCCGCACCACCGACAGCAAGGCGCCGGCGGGCTTCACCGAGGCGGCCGGGGTCAGCCCGGCCAAGCCGCGGCAGCTGCCCACGCCGAAGAGCGCGGACGTCGCGAAGATCATGCAGGCCTGGTCGAAGCTGTCGCTCGGGCTGCGCATGCTGACGCTGATCGACGTGTCCGGCTCGATGGCGGAGAAGGTCGGCCCCAACACCAACCGGCTGCAGGCCATCGCGCAGGTGTCGCAGGGCGGCCTGTCGATGATGTCGAACGACACCGAGCTCGGCCAGTGGCTGTTCTCCACCAACATGGGCAGCGGCGGCGTCCCGTACCGGGTCACGGTGCCGATCGGCCCGCTCGGCGAGCGGATCGGGTCCAGCACCCGGCGCGGACGCGTCCTCGGGGTGCTGAACCAGATGAAGCCGAAGCCGACCGGCGACACCGGCCTATACCGGACGATGCTGGCCGCGTACAAGAAGATGAACGAGACCTACAAGCCGGAGTTCGGCAACTCGATCCTGCTGCTGACGGACGGCAAGAACGACGACGACGGCGGCCCCACGCTGGCGGACACGCTCAAGCAGCTGAAGGCCATGCAGGACCCGAACAAGCCGATCCAGGTCAACATGATCGGGTTCGGCAAGGGCGTGGACCGCAACGAGCTGGAGCAGATCGCCGCGGTGACGCACGGCAACGTCCAGGTCGCGCAGACCCCGCAGGAGATCTCCAAGATCTTCCTGAAGATGCTGTCCCGCCGGATCCAGTGA